Proteins encoded within one genomic window of Glycine soja cultivar W05 chromosome 1, ASM419377v2, whole genome shotgun sequence:
- the LOC114422291 gene encoding uncharacterized protein LOC114422291 yields the protein MEKLIRPCDKEYMRITMLKHQDTFKEQVYELHRLYRIQNILMKNMEATRGNEVNQRGWNLKNVISLTQNGYHKGAQQNPKLNFDLERPAKEDMAEADSDGVLEVINETEIELTLGPSSYKRKKVETPLTSDSAHRLSSSSTGSSLINKTRLKTRHSSYSAAEELSGGLIGLVHVRHSTAGCQSGIRRSYEIEERSRDERTKQPPWFFQVLSLNTN from the exons ATGGAGAAGCTTATTAGGCCATGCGATAAAGAATACATGAGAATTACCATGCTAAAACACCAAGACACTTTCAAAGAACAG GTGTACGAACTTCACCGTTTGTATCGGATTCAGAACATATTGATGAAAAATATGGAAGCCACTAGAGGTAATGAAGTAAATCAACGAGGATGGAACTTAAAAAACGTGATTAGTTTAACTCAAAATGGTTATCATAAAGGCGCGCAGCAAAATCCTAAGTTGAACTTTGATCTTGAAAGACCTGCTAAGGAGGACATGGCAGAAGCTGACAGCGATGGAGTTCTGGAGGTTATAAATGAGACTGAGATTGAGCTGACACTAGGCCCTTCAAGTTACAAACGTAAAAAAGTGGAGACACCACTAACTTCAGATTCGGCACATAGgttgtcttcttcttctactgGATCTAGCCTTATAAACAAGACAAGATTGAAGACCCGTCATAGCAGTTATTCAGCTGCAGAAGAATTAAGTGGAGGCTTAATTGGCCTTGTCCATGTGCGACATTCGACCGCAGGGTGCCAAAGTGGAATTAGAAGGAGTTATGAAATTGAAGAACGATCAAGAGATGAGAGAACGAAACAGCCACCTTGGTTTTTTCAAGTATTGAGTCTGAACACGAACTAA
- the LOC114422287 gene encoding BTB/POZ domain-containing protein SR1IP1-like — MMDRGQEKTVPAGSDLSLKKKELLSSAMKRTSEWIFSQEIPSDVNVQVGEASFSLHKFPLVSKCGYIRKLVSESNDADVSFIELPDVPGGAEAFELAAKFCYGINFEINVENIATLCCVAEYLEMTEDYSVGNLMGRTDAYLNEVALKTIAGAVSVLHMSENLLAIAERAKLVSRCIDAIAFIACKESQFCSSARSESGSVGVVSSMASNQRPVVDWWAEDLTVLRIDIFQRVIIAMMARGFKQYAIGPILMLYAQKSLRGLDVFGKARKKIEPRQEHEKRVVLETIVSLLPREKNSMSVSFLSMLLRAAIYLETTVACRLDLEKRMGMQLGQAVLDDLLIPSYSFTGDTLFDVDTVHRIMSNYLESQTGNHLVFNADDEYFSPPQSDMERVGKLMENYIAEIATDRNLAVTKFTSLAELIPEQSRPTEDGMYRAIDIFLKAHPALSDMDRKKVCSVMDCQKLSREACAHAAQNDRLPVQTVVQVLYYEQQRLRNAMNGSRSGESSVDSKLNVYSTDLHPVSNELSTLRRENEDLKLELVKLKMRLKEIENSTLKSTVNSPAVSASPSADKPPLPRRSFMSSVSKKLGRLSPFVRADGVLPFPKGRTKPNKNRRHSIS; from the exons ATGATGGATCGTGGTCAAGAGAAAACCGTACCTGCTGGTAGTGACTTGTCTCTGAAGAAGAAGGAGCTTCTTTCTAGTGCCATGAAGAGAACAAGTGAATG GATTTTTTCTCAGGAGATTCCAAGTGATGTCAACGTTCAAGTTGGGGAAGCTTCCTTTTCGTTACATAAG TTTCCATTAGTCTCCAAGTGTGGATACATTAGGAAACTCGTCTCAGAATCTAATGATGCTGACGTTTCATTCATTGAGCTCCCTGATGTTCCTGGTGGAGCAGAAGCATTTGAACTAGCAGCAAAGTTCTGCTATGGGATAAACTTCGAAATAAACGTTGAAAACATAGCTACGCTGTGCTGTGTGGCCGAGTATCTTGAGATGACAGAGGACTATTCAGTTGGAAACTTGATGGGAAGGACCGATGCTTACTTGAATGAAGTGGCACTAAAGACCATTGCAGGGGCTGTGTCTGTTTTACATATGTCAGAGAATCTCCTTGCAATAGCAGAGAGAGCAAAGTTGGTGAGTAGATGCATAGATGCCATTGCATTTATAGCATGCAAAGAAAGCCAATTCTGTTCATCTGCAAGAAGTGAGAGTGGTTCTGTGGGAGTAGTGTCTTCCATGGCATCAAACCAGAGACCAGTAGTTGACTGGTGGGCTGAAGATTTAACTGTGCTTAGAATTGACATTTTCCAAAGAGTCATAATTGCAATGATGGCAAGAGGGTTTAAACAGTATGCAATTGGCCCCATTCTAATGCTCTATGCACAGAAATCTCTACGAGGTTTG GATGTATTTGGAAAGGCAAGGAAGAAGATTGAGCCGCGACAAGAGCATGAAAAAAGGGTTGTTTTAGAGACAATAGTGAGCCTTTTGCCAAGGGAGAAGAATTCAATGTCAGTAAGCTTCCTTTCTATGCTGCTTCGGGCAGCAATATATCTTGAGACAACAGTTGCTTGCAGGCTTGACTTGGAGAAGAGGATGGGCATGCAGTTAGGACAAGCTGTTTTAGATGATCTTCTCATTCCTTCCTACTCTTTCACTGGGGACACATTGTTTGACGTGGATACAGTGCATAGGATAATGTCTAATTACCttgaatctcaaacgggaaaccACTTGGTCTTCAATGCAGATGATGAATACTTTTCTCCTCCACAGAGTGATATGGAGCGGGTTGGAAAGCTAATGGAAAACTACATTGCTGAAATAGCCACCGACCGAAATTTAGCCGTTACAAAGTTCACCAGTTTGGCAGAATTAATTCCTGAACAGTCAAGGCCAACAGAAGATGGGATGTATAGAGCCATAGACATCTTTCTTAAG GCTCATCCTGCTCTAAGTGACATGGACAGAAAGAAAGTTTGCAGCGTGATGGACTGTCAGAAGTTATCGCGAGAGGCATGTGCGCATGCCGCTCAAAATGACCGGCTACCTGTCCAGACAGTGGTTCAAGTTCTCTATTATGAACAGCAACGACTTCGCAATGCCATGAATGGCAGTAGAAGTGGGGAATCTTCGGTTGATTCCAAACTGAACGTATACTCCACTGATCTTCATCCAGTTTCAAATGAGCTCTCCACCTTACGAAGAGAAAATGAAGACCTGAAATTAGAGTTAGTGAAACtgaaaatgagattaaaagaGATCGAAAATTCCACGCTTAAGTCAACGGTTAATAGTCCTGCTGTAAGTGCTTCACCTTCTGCTGATAAGCCTCCTTTGCCTCGAAGATCATTCATGAGTTCAGTGTCCAAAAAACTTGGGAGGCTTTCTCCTTTTGTGCGTGCCGATGGTGTCTTGCCTTTTCCCAAAGGTCGCACAAAACCAAATAAGAATCGACGCCACTCCATTTCCTGA